The following coding sequences lie in one Alicyclobacillus curvatus genomic window:
- a CDS encoding UvrD-helicase domain-containing protein has translation MSLTDSVSQPHSPEREEKERLARVLTKVHEMLSRLSSIPRRFSDDDSEPQTADEVAQQTVERLRDEQVDALRRSQSEPYFGRLDMVPDGEQDQLRLYIGKRGVEDSETGDRLVIDWRAPIASVFYSFNGQGLATYEAPDGSIEADVFLKRNLAVRDGQLVRLVDSYVKGQDNLNVTDEFLLYRLSEHKESRLRDIVSTIQAEQDKIIRADRNLAIVIQGVAGSGKTTVALHRLAYLLYQHSERMRTHRMVIFAPNAMFVDYISEVLPELGVGGIRQTTFAQWALQVLDQKVALADPMSRYERWFSVRTSESVENEFRVTRYKGSMQFQGQIENHLAVLEQKLVPPGHFEPWDGAVLKEADIRPWFFEEYRHYPLAARRDRVLARVKRWMDMQYRMVKADDKNGAWKKQGATRYRSYAKKWADISAYSVYEDVLETSLALQGWDGAGNSSAKGEPPKLPRRQAVGSTKSKAASSRRSGRPVVNLEDLAPLLYIHVKLNGLSGDDHFDHVVIDEAQDFSPFQIAVLREYCPSGSFTILGDLSQSIYGYQGISAWSAFLDRFPQDRRAFFQLDVSYRSTTEIIEFANNVIRRFQQFTLAKPVFRSGQPVMVTDVAGGRRLSALLESVRVFTANGANTIAVVCRTEDDCDAVFQALANAGIEAHLITSRQQSYAGGISVVPVYLTKGLEFDAVLLLDVNRNNYEETPESAKLLYVGCTRALHQLHVHYTEYASPLIEGGEDSDTKSAM, from the coding sequence ATGAGTCTCACAGACAGTGTGTCACAGCCACATAGTCCTGAACGCGAGGAAAAGGAGCGACTTGCTCGGGTACTCACGAAGGTCCATGAAATGCTCAGCCGTTTAAGTTCGATACCGCGCCGATTCAGCGATGACGACTCCGAGCCGCAGACAGCAGATGAAGTTGCCCAGCAGACCGTGGAGCGCCTCCGAGATGAACAGGTCGATGCGCTGCGGCGCAGTCAGTCTGAACCTTATTTCGGCCGACTCGACATGGTTCCGGACGGGGAACAAGACCAGCTTCGTTTGTACATCGGAAAACGGGGCGTTGAGGACAGTGAGACAGGAGACCGACTGGTAATTGACTGGCGAGCCCCCATCGCAAGTGTCTTTTATTCATTCAACGGTCAAGGATTAGCGACCTATGAAGCGCCGGACGGAAGCATTGAAGCGGACGTATTTCTGAAGAGAAATCTTGCCGTGAGGGATGGTCAACTTGTGCGCCTTGTCGACAGCTACGTCAAAGGACAGGACAACCTCAACGTAACGGATGAATTTTTGCTCTACAGGTTGTCTGAGCACAAGGAGAGCCGGCTGCGAGATATTGTGTCGACGATACAGGCAGAGCAGGACAAAATCATTCGCGCTGACCGAAACCTGGCGATTGTTATTCAGGGTGTGGCCGGAAGTGGTAAGACAACAGTGGCGCTGCACCGTTTGGCATATCTCTTGTATCAGCACTCGGAGCGCATGCGGACGCACCGAATGGTTATTTTTGCCCCGAATGCGATGTTTGTCGACTATATTTCTGAGGTGTTACCTGAACTCGGGGTCGGTGGTATTCGCCAGACGACGTTTGCACAGTGGGCCCTGCAGGTGTTAGACCAGAAAGTCGCATTGGCCGATCCGATGAGTCGCTACGAACGTTGGTTTTCAGTCAGGACAAGCGAATCCGTCGAGAACGAGTTTCGTGTCACCCGTTACAAGGGATCGATGCAGTTTCAGGGGCAGATAGAGAATCATCTCGCTGTTCTGGAACAAAAGCTTGTACCGCCTGGACATTTTGAACCTTGGGACGGAGCAGTGCTGAAGGAAGCGGATATCCGCCCTTGGTTCTTTGAAGAATACCGTCACTATCCCCTCGCAGCACGTCGTGATAGGGTTCTTGCCAGAGTCAAGCGCTGGATGGATATGCAGTATCGCATGGTGAAGGCGGATGACAAAAATGGCGCCTGGAAAAAGCAAGGTGCAACACGGTATCGCTCTTATGCGAAAAAGTGGGCGGATATCAGTGCATACAGCGTCTATGAGGACGTTCTCGAAACTTCGCTGGCACTCCAAGGTTGGGATGGTGCGGGAAACAGCAGTGCCAAAGGCGAGCCGCCGAAGTTGCCGCGGCGTCAAGCTGTGGGTTCGACCAAAAGCAAAGCTGCGAGCAGCAGAAGGTCTGGTAGACCGGTTGTGAACCTGGAAGACCTGGCACCACTCCTATATATTCATGTAAAGCTAAACGGGCTTTCTGGAGACGACCATTTTGACCACGTCGTGATTGACGAAGCACAGGACTTTTCTCCCTTTCAGATTGCGGTGTTGCGCGAATATTGTCCAAGCGGGTCTTTCACGATTCTTGGCGACTTATCCCAAAGTATTTACGGTTACCAAGGCATCAGTGCTTGGTCAGCGTTTCTCGACAGGTTTCCTCAGGACAGACGCGCATTCTTTCAACTCGATGTCAGTTATCGGTCGACGACGGAAATTATCGAGTTTGCAAACAATGTCATTCGTCGTTTCCAGCAGTTTACGTTAGCAAAGCCAGTCTTTCGAAGTGGCCAGCCCGTCATGGTCACGGACGTCGCCGGTGGGCGACGACTGTCTGCACTGCTGGAAAGTGTGCGCGTGTTTACCGCCAACGGGGCCAACACCATCGCCGTGGTCTGCCGCACAGAAGATGACTGTGATGCCGTGTTTCAAGCTCTGGCCAATGCGGGAATTGAGGCTCATCTGATTACGTCAAGACAGCAGTCTTACGCAGGCGGAATTTCGGTTGTGCCTGTCTACTTAACAAAAGGTCTTGAGTTTGACGCAGTCCTCTTGCTCGATGTCAATCGAAACAATTATGAAGAGACTCCTGAAAGCGCAAAACTATTGTATGTGGGTTGCACGCGCGCGCTGCATCAACTTCACGTGCACTACACGGAGTACGCCTCGCCGCTCATTGAGGGCGGTGAGGATTCAGATACCAAGTCCGCTATGTAA
- a CDS encoding VOC family protein → MDFAVDHLLHAVNDPYEVRRAFEDRYGWTGTLGGEHPDWGTYNELAYFHLSYIEWIGIKNFVLAAQSRFGREVLRSLSVHEGVGQFALRTEDIDGLAAQWAKKGLPFWGPISGHRVRTDGSVLHWRLLFPGQDGPSDYALPFVIDWGQSDGERLASLSEAGIMLEQPNDLRLMAIHSLVHDIDSLQQRWEPYYGSLGPDKKYVEGVGTVINCVAGDVRLAFWEPESSQLKQELTRYGERPAQIDLAPKSNTAGQGRINDVAIIDANLEPLHGLRVQVAPSSEDHR, encoded by the coding sequence ATGGACTTTGCGGTTGACCATTTACTTCATGCTGTTAATGATCCATATGAGGTCCGCAGAGCCTTCGAGGACCGATATGGCTGGACAGGTACTCTCGGCGGAGAGCACCCGGACTGGGGTACGTACAATGAGTTAGCGTACTTTCACTTGTCGTATATTGAGTGGATAGGCATTAAAAATTTCGTGCTGGCTGCTCAGAGCAGGTTTGGACGTGAGGTCTTACGCAGCTTGTCGGTGCATGAAGGCGTGGGCCAGTTTGCTTTAAGGACAGAAGACATTGACGGTTTAGCTGCACAGTGGGCAAAAAAGGGGTTACCGTTCTGGGGACCCATTTCAGGCCATCGGGTCAGAACGGACGGCAGTGTGCTCCACTGGCGGCTCCTTTTCCCGGGTCAGGACGGTCCTTCGGATTATGCCCTGCCTTTTGTGATTGACTGGGGTCAATCGGATGGCGAGCGGCTGGCCTCGCTCTCTGAGGCAGGTATTATGCTAGAGCAGCCAAATGACCTTCGACTCATGGCCATTCATTCGCTCGTTCATGACATCGATAGTTTGCAGCAACGCTGGGAGCCGTATTATGGCTCGCTTGGACCGGATAAGAAATATGTAGAAGGCGTTGGCACTGTTATCAATTGCGTGGCCGGGGACGTGCGCCTTGCGTTCTGGGAGCCTGAGTCGAGCCAACTGAAGCAGGAACTAACGCGCTACGGTGAACGCCCCGCGCAAATCGACCTGGCACCGAAATCAAACACCGCTGGACAGGGCAGGATAAATGATGTGGCCATTATCGATG